The segment AGTCCAACATGAAGGCCGCAAAGGCCCAGAAGGAGAAGCTCTTTACCGAGATTCATCCGACGACCGGTACCCGCTTTGTTCAGCAGGCCGACGGCACCTACAAGAAGGAAACCTTCGTCCAGGATTTCGACGACGGCGTTCGCGCTGAAACGACCATTGAGGGACTCGCGAAACTGCGCCCCGCCTTCAAGGCGATGGGTTCGGTTACCGCCGGTAACTCCTCGCAGACCACCGACGGCGCCGCGGCGACGATCGTGGCCAGCGAAGAAGCCTGCAAGAAGTACAATCTGAAGCCCCTTGCCCGCGTGGTCGGCTACGCCGTCGCCGGTTGCGAGCCCGATGAAATGGGTGTCGGACCGAAGTACGCGATTCCCAAGGTGCTTAAGCAGACCGGTCTCAAAATCGACGACATCGGCGTTTATGAGCTTAACGAAGCTTTCGCTTCGCAGGCGCTGCACTGCGCGCGCGAGCTTAAAATCGACCCCGCGAAGATTAACACTACCGGCGGCGCGATCGCGCTCGGCCATCCCCTGGGATGCACCGGCGCGAAGCTCATGGCCACCCTCGTCATGAATATGCACCGACTCAATGTGAAGTACGGCATCGAGTCGATGTGTATCGGCGGCGGCATGGGCGCCGCGATGATCATCGAAAAGATGTAAGAGCCGGTAAAACGACGTAAAAAAGCCGCCTTCGGGCGGCTTTTTTTATTCCACTCACCCGAACACAGCCCCATCCGCAACCGGAAAAACTCTAACATTTGGCCCATACCGTGCCGACTGACATAACAGAGACTATAACGGCTTGTGACCACTACGTAAGGAGGGCAAATGATTCACAACGAAGGAGACCTGCGCAACTGGAAACAGGAACAACTCAACTACTTCAGAGGGTATCTTGGCAACTTCAGGAAGGATTCCCGCGAGTACAAGCTTCTTGTGGAAGGCATCAGAGAGCTGGAAAAAAGCCTTTAGGGCGCCGCTTTCGCGTTCGGCGCTTGTGCGCCATCAACCGGGCGTTTGAGCGGCCCTGAGATCGACCGCGATCATCACGGGCCGTTCAATGGCCTGGCTGGTGTTTCATCTCTTCTCCCGGCAAAAGGGCGCCCTCCTCGACGGCCGCGGTCCTTTTAATCACAATATTGTATTTCTTTAGCTTGTTGTGCATGGTCTTGCGCGAAATATCGAGCGCGCGTGCGGTCGTGGAAATATTGTAATTGAAGTGACACAGCATCTTTTCCAGGTGCTCCCTCTCCATT is part of the Spirochaetota bacterium genome and harbors:
- a CDS encoding thiolase family protein, whose amino-acid sequence is MSEAYIVSAVRTPGCRRGKGAFNQTRPEDLLAQVMVAAADRIKLDKALVDDCFTGCAFPEAEQGINVARIAQLMAGYPITSSAAVVNRFCSSGLEAIALAALKIKAGWVDVAMGSGLESMSIVPMGGNLPRPHPDWAKKNPDVYISMGITAENVASRYNVSREDQDQFAYESNMKAAKAQKEKLFTEIHPTTGTRFVQQADGTYKKETFVQDFDDGVRAETTIEGLAKLRPAFKAMGSVTAGNSSQTTDGAAATIVASEEACKKYNLKPLARVVGYAVAGCEPDEMGVGPKYAIPKVLKQTGLKIDDIGVYELNEAFASQALHCARELKIDPAKINTTGGAIALGHPLGCTGAKLMATLVMNMHRLNVKYGIESMCIGGGMGAAMIIEKM